The following coding sequences are from one Salinicoccus sp. Bachu38 window:
- the hutU gene encoding urocanate hydratase, giving the protein MSRKIAARKITAKKGLELECKGWEQEAALRMLYNNLDPEVAERPEDLVVYGGIGKAARNWEAFEAIEETLRTLEKDETMLIQSGKPVAVFRTHEEAPRVLLSNSVLVPKWANWDHFNELDKKGLMMYGQMTAGSWIYIGSQGIVQGTYETFAELANQNYDGTLRGTITLTAGLGGMGGAQPLAVTMNEGVAICVEVDPTRIQKRIDTRYLDTKTDSLDEALRMAEKARDNGEALSIGLLGNAAEVHHEILRRKFKIDVVTDQTSAHDPLNGYVPEGYSLEEAVKLRELDPKEYVRLSSRSMASHVEAMLEFQKNGSIVFDYGNNIRQVAFDEGVDNAFDFPGFVPAYIRPLFCEGKGPFRFVALSGDSKDIEAADRKMRELFPENEKLLRWLDMAQEKIAFQGLPARIAWLGYGERAKMGLALNEMVASGEISAPVVIGRDHLDSGSVASPNRETESMKDGSDAVGDWAILNALVNTAAGGSWISVHHGGGVGMGYSLHAGMVVVADGTENAQRRLERVLTSDPGMGVARHADAGYDIAIDTAKERGVNIPMLKENQS; this is encoded by the coding sequence ATGTCTAGAAAAATCGCTGCTAGAAAAATCACTGCGAAAAAAGGGTTGGAACTGGAATGTAAAGGATGGGAACAGGAGGCGGCCCTACGGATGCTGTACAACAATCTGGATCCTGAAGTGGCCGAACGTCCTGAGGACCTGGTCGTCTACGGGGGCATCGGCAAGGCGGCAAGGAACTGGGAGGCGTTTGAAGCTATCGAGGAGACATTGCGCACCCTCGAGAAGGATGAGACGATGCTGATCCAGTCCGGCAAACCGGTGGCGGTCTTCAGGACGCATGAGGAGGCGCCGCGCGTCCTTCTATCCAACTCGGTGCTTGTGCCGAAATGGGCAAACTGGGACCACTTCAACGAACTGGATAAAAAAGGGCTGATGATGTACGGCCAGATGACGGCGGGCAGCTGGATCTATATCGGCTCCCAGGGGATCGTCCAGGGGACATATGAGACATTTGCCGAGCTTGCGAACCAGAACTATGACGGTACGCTGCGCGGAACGATCACCCTGACCGCCGGACTCGGCGGCATGGGGGGCGCCCAGCCGCTTGCCGTGACAATGAACGAAGGGGTCGCCATCTGTGTGGAAGTCGATCCGACACGAATTCAGAAGCGGATCGATACACGCTATCTTGATACGAAGACGGATTCACTGGATGAAGCACTGAGGATGGCTGAGAAGGCAAGGGATAATGGTGAAGCACTCTCCATCGGCCTTCTTGGAAATGCCGCTGAGGTCCATCATGAAATACTGAGGCGCAAGTTCAAAATAGATGTGGTGACCGACCAGACGTCCGCCCACGACCCACTGAACGGCTACGTCCCTGAAGGGTACAGCCTGGAAGAAGCTGTGAAGCTGCGGGAATTGGATCCGAAAGAGTATGTCAGACTCTCCTCACGGTCCATGGCAAGCCATGTTGAAGCGATGCTCGAGTTCCAGAAGAATGGTTCAATCGTCTTCGACTACGGCAACAATATCCGCCAGGTCGCTTTTGACGAAGGAGTGGACAACGCCTTCGATTTTCCGGGCTTCGTTCCAGCCTACATCCGTCCCCTCTTCTGTGAAGGCAAGGGGCCTTTCCGATTTGTGGCACTGAGCGGAGATTCGAAGGATATCGAAGCGGCGGACAGGAAGATGCGCGAACTGTTCCCGGAGAATGAAAAGCTGCTCCGATGGCTGGACATGGCCCAGGAGAAGATCGCATTCCAGGGGCTGCCGGCGAGGATTGCATGGCTCGGCTACGGTGAACGTGCAAAGATGGGGCTTGCTTTGAATGAAATGGTTGCGAGTGGCGAAATCTCCGCTCCGGTCGTCATCGGACGCGATCATCTCGACAGCGGTTCAGTCGCCAGTCCGAACCGGGAGACCGAAAGCATGAAGGACGGCAGCGACGCCGTCGGCGACTGGGCGATACTGAATGCACTCGTCAATACGGCAGCCGGCGGCTCCTGGATCAGCGTCCACCACGGCGGTGGTGTCGGCATGGGCTATTCCCTGCATGCAGGTATGGTGGTCGTTGCGGATGGTACCGAAAATGCACAGCGCCGGCTTGAGCGTGTGCTCACGAGCGACCCGGGCATGGGAGTTGCCAGGCATGCCGATGCAGGATACGACATTGCGATCGATACAGCCAAAGAGAGAGGCGTCAATATTCCAATGCTAAAGGAGAATCAGTCATGA
- a CDS encoding DUF2232 domain-containing protein, translated as MDKKVSMLQLMLVLLIVFVFITLADISLLFGAVLLPFAVYFLVDLKHRSNYHFWLTFISFLIPAVLLLSPDAWLWFVVLYIVATVVHRTLEKEVSQELTLFYVTFTLMLGIIGGLNLLQGLGFIQPLSNIYLDFRNWYMEQIEMYGTLASSTFDADIMRASMDQIFINLPAYVTVISFMLALYTVLMQRVLFKSSSIKLWNYRSFKDWAFPRFILYLFLIVFIVSFFTTEGTTAQSTMGNLLVVLEWAIFLHGLSFSYFFFREKNLNMVLSILLLVPLAILRPLTLLIGIFEMIFRLRTLLQTKRK; from the coding sequence TTGGATAAAAAAGTATCAATGCTTCAACTGATGCTCGTACTGCTTATTGTATTTGTGTTCATTACACTTGCCGACATCAGTCTGCTTTTCGGCGCGGTCCTGCTGCCGTTCGCCGTGTATTTCCTTGTTGACCTGAAACATCGGTCGAACTATCATTTTTGGCTGACATTCATCAGTTTCCTCATACCTGCAGTTCTGCTCCTGTCACCGGATGCATGGCTATGGTTTGTGGTATTATATATAGTGGCTACAGTAGTGCACCGCACACTGGAAAAAGAGGTGTCGCAGGAGCTTACCCTCTTCTATGTGACATTTACACTGATGCTCGGCATCATTGGCGGATTGAACCTCCTGCAGGGTCTCGGATTCATCCAACCCCTCTCGAATATCTACCTGGACTTCCGCAACTGGTACATGGAACAGATTGAGATGTATGGCACGCTCGCGTCCTCCACATTTGACGCCGATATCATGCGTGCTTCCATGGATCAGATATTCATCAATCTGCCTGCCTATGTCACGGTGATTTCGTTCATGCTTGCCCTCTACACTGTACTGATGCAGCGGGTTCTGTTCAAATCCTCGTCAATAAAGCTTTGGAATTACCGGTCATTCAAGGATTGGGCCTTCCCACGATTCATCCTATATTTATTTTTGATCGTGTTTATAGTATCATTTTTTACAACCGAGGGAACAACCGCCCAATCGACAATGGGCAATCTGCTGGTCGTGCTTGAATGGGCCATCTTCCTCCATGGTCTCAGCTTCAGCTATTTCTTCTTCAGGGAAAAGAACCTGAATATGGTGCTTTCCATACTGCTGCTGGTTCCATTGGCGATCCTAAGGCCGCTCACACTATTGATCGGCATATTTGAAATGATCTTCAGGCTAAGGACTCTACTACAGACGAAAAGGAAGTGA
- the hutI gene encoding imidazolonepropionase, with the protein MNDIIIRNIKALILPKKSDGPLKGKEMDELEIIDQAMIVLKDGRVVYRGEENDEYEASEIIDAGGMIASPALVDPHTHVVHGGSREHEMALKRQGVDYLKILEQGGGILNTVEQTRKATHQELLDKASKNITRMIQHGVLTIESKSGYGLDRENELKQLKVSREISKKFPITMRHTFLGPHAIPKGTDGEAFLDDMIELLDEAKDYADFADIFCETGVFTIEQSRRYMKAANEKGMKVKIHADEIDPLGGLELALEQDAISADHLVAASDAGKRMLQDSGTVAVLLPGTTFYLGKDKYADARGMIEQGGAVSLATDYNPGSCVTDNLQMIMAIASLKLKMTPNEIWNAVTVNAAHAIGADSGTLEAGDSGDIVLWDVPNHEYVPYHYGVNHAHTVIAEGKVVYERPGLTL; encoded by the coding sequence ATGAACGATATCATCATCAGAAATATAAAGGCACTCATCCTGCCGAAGAAAAGTGATGGACCACTCAAAGGCAAGGAAATGGATGAACTGGAGATCATCGATCAGGCGATGATCGTCCTCAAGGATGGCAGGGTCGTCTACAGAGGGGAAGAAAACGATGAATACGAAGCCTCGGAAATCATCGATGCCGGCGGCATGATCGCCTCCCCTGCCCTCGTCGATCCGCATACGCATGTGGTGCATGGGGGCTCACGAGAGCATGAAATGGCGCTCAAGCGCCAGGGCGTCGACTATTTGAAGATCCTTGAACAGGGCGGCGGTATATTGAATACAGTCGAGCAGACGCGGAAAGCGACACATCAGGAACTGCTGGATAAGGCATCGAAGAACATCACCCGCATGATCCAGCATGGTGTGCTCACCATCGAAAGCAAGAGCGGCTACGGACTGGATCGTGAAAATGAGCTGAAGCAGCTTAAAGTTTCCCGGGAAATATCCAAGAAATTCCCCATTACGATGCGGCATACCTTCCTTGGTCCGCACGCAATCCCGAAAGGCACCGATGGTGAGGCCTTCCTTGATGACATGATCGAACTGCTGGATGAAGCGAAAGACTATGCCGATTTTGCGGACATCTTCTGTGAGACGGGCGTCTTCACAATCGAACAGTCGAGAAGGTATATGAAAGCTGCAAATGAGAAAGGGATGAAAGTCAAAATCCATGCGGATGAAATCGATCCGCTCGGCGGGCTGGAATTGGCCCTCGAACAGGATGCCATCAGTGCCGACCACCTCGTCGCCGCAAGTGATGCAGGCAAAAGGATGCTACAGGACAGTGGTACGGTTGCGGTACTCCTCCCGGGGACAACCTTCTATCTTGGGAAAGATAAGTATGCTGATGCCCGGGGAATGATTGAACAGGGCGGTGCTGTAAGCCTTGCGACCGACTACAACCCGGGCAGCTGTGTGACGGACAATCTCCAGATGATCATGGCGATTGCGAGCCTGAAGCTGAAGATGACGCCGAACGAGATCTGGAACGCTGTGACGGTGAATGCGGCCCACGCCATCGGTGCGGATTCAGGGACGCTGGAAGCGGGAGATTCTGGAGATATAGTGCTTTGGGATGTGCCAAACCATGAATATGTCCCCTACCACTACGGCGTCAACCATGCGCATACGGTCATTGCCGAAGGCAAAGTCGTATATGAGCGTCCAGGTCTTACCCTGTAG
- the serS gene encoding serine--tRNA ligase, which translates to MLDIKLIRNEVEKVKEKTQKRGVDPAIIDEILELDESRRKLIQETEELKKERNRVSEEIAQKKRNKENADDAIQAMRQVGEDIKDIDARLNDVKADFEDRMSRVPNLIHDDVPEGADDTENVEIRRTGDPRRFDFEPKAHWDILEDLELADFERAAKVSGARFVYHTGDGARLERALMNFMLDVHNKNGYREMMTPQIVRAEAMYSTGQLPKFEEDLFKIDGMEMYTIPTSEVTLTNFYKDETLEDAQLPVKFTAQTACFRSEAGSAGRDTRGLIRLHQFNKVEMVRVERPEDSWGALEEMTAHAENILNLLEIPHRTVLLCTGDIGFGSSKTYDVEVWLPSYDDYKEISSISNMTDFQARRGNIKFKREKGAKPAFLHTLNGSGLAVGRTMAALLENYQNEDGSVTIPEVLRPYMSGQEKLEAL; encoded by the coding sequence ATGCTGGATATCAAACTGATTCGCAACGAGGTTGAAAAGGTAAAAGAAAAGACGCAGAAGCGCGGGGTGGATCCTGCAATAATAGATGAAATACTGGAGCTTGATGAGTCCCGGAGAAAGCTGATCCAGGAGACCGAGGAGCTTAAGAAGGAGCGCAACAGGGTTTCAGAGGAAATCGCCCAGAAGAAGCGCAACAAGGAAAACGCCGATGATGCCATCCAGGCCATGCGCCAGGTCGGGGAAGACATCAAGGACATCGATGCCCGGCTCAACGACGTCAAAGCGGATTTTGAAGACAGGATGAGCCGTGTACCGAACCTGATACATGACGATGTGCCGGAAGGTGCGGACGATACTGAGAATGTTGAAATACGCAGGACGGGAGACCCGCGCCGGTTCGATTTCGAACCGAAAGCCCACTGGGATATCCTCGAGGATCTCGAGCTCGCCGATTTCGAACGGGCGGCGAAAGTATCCGGTGCACGGTTCGTCTATCATACCGGCGATGGTGCACGTCTGGAACGGGCCCTGATGAACTTCATGCTCGATGTGCACAACAAGAACGGCTACAGGGAAATGATGACCCCGCAGATCGTCCGTGCGGAAGCGATGTATTCAACGGGTCAGCTGCCGAAATTTGAGGAGGATCTCTTCAAGATCGACGGCATGGAGATGTATACGATCCCAACCTCCGAAGTCACGCTGACGAACTTCTATAAGGACGAAACACTGGAGGATGCTCAGCTGCCGGTGAAATTCACCGCACAGACTGCCTGCTTCAGAAGTGAAGCGGGATCTGCCGGGAGGGATACACGCGGTCTCATTCGTCTCCACCAGTTCAATAAGGTGGAAATGGTGCGCGTGGAACGTCCGGAAGATTCCTGGGGTGCCCTCGAGGAGATGACCGCACATGCTGAAAATATTTTGAACCTGCTCGAGATACCGCACCGCACTGTGCTGCTGTGTACAGGAGACATCGGTTTCGGTTCTTCCAAAACATATGATGTGGAAGTATGGCTGCCAAGCTATGACGACTACAAGGAAATCAGTTCCATCTCCAACATGACGGATTTCCAGGCCCGTCGGGGGAACATCAAATTCAAGCGGGAAAAAGGCGCAAAGCCCGCGTTCCTGCACACGTTGAATGGCAGTGGACTTGCAGTCGGCCGGACGATGGCTGCCCTCCTTGAAAACTATCAGAATGAAGACGGTTCAGTGACCATCCCTGAAGTGCTCAGACCGTATATGAGTGGTCAGGAAAAGCTTGAAGCGTTATAA